In one window of Cynocephalus volans isolate mCynVol1 chromosome 6, mCynVol1.pri, whole genome shotgun sequence DNA:
- the LOC134381264 gene encoding FUN14 domain-containing protein 2 — translation METSAPRAGSQLAATATRHSGSSRSDPLPASSRDELAEMAASSQGNFEGNFESLNLTEFGKKQPWWRRLFGQESAPSAEKYSVATQLLIGGVTGWCTGFIFQKVGKLAATAVGGGFFLLQLANQSGYIKVDWQRVEKDMKQAREQLKIRRSNQIPTEVKSKAEEVVSFVKKNVLMTGGFFGGFLLGMAS, via the coding sequence ATGGAAACATCTGCCCCACGTGCCGGCAGCCAGCTGGCGGCGACAGCGACGCGCCACTCCGGGTCCTCCCGCTCCGATCCTCTGCCGGCGTCCTCGCGAGACGAGCTCGCTGAAATGGCCGCGTCCAGTCAAGGAAACTTTGAGGGGAATTTTGAGTCTCTGAACCTTACAGAATTTGGTAAAAAGCAGCCATGGTGGCGCAGGCTGTTTGGGCAGGAATCTGCACCATCGGCTGAGAAGTACAGCGTGGCAACCCAGCTGTTAATCGGAGGTGTCACTGGATGGTGCACGGGTTTCATATTCCAGAAGGTTGGCAAGTTGGCTGCAACGGCTGTAGGAGGCGGATTCTTTCTCCTTCAGCTTGCGAACCAGAGCGGTTACATCAAAGTGGACTGGCAGCGGGTCGAGAAGGACATGAAGCAAGCCAGAGAGCAGCTGAAGATTCGTAGGAGCAACCAGATACCTACCGAGGTCAAGAGCAAAGCTGAGGAGGTGGTGTCATTCGTGAAGAAGAATGTCCTAATGACTGGGGGGTTTTTCGGAGGCTTTCTACTCGGCATGGCATCCTAA